The nucleotide sequence GTAGGGCATTCTGGGAGGTCTGTAGTGGGTTGGTGGCTTGTCGGAAAAGGACCATTGACGGAAACCGGATTCTTTCGTCTTTGGTTTCTGATCTCTCGATGTCGCTGCAAAGAAGCCGTGGACCTTGAATCCGCCAAAATTAATGCTCTGAACTCTCTACTTCcgatcaaataaatttttagagAAAGCGTCTGAACTGTTTTAGCATGATccgagtttttttctttttttccggCAACTTTTTCGATTAATCTTTTTTGTAACTGGatcaaaattgtatttttcGGTCCAGCCTGTTTGGGAGATGAAtgcaatttttaatttaattgaaaaaaaaaaaacttggtcaactatattttttagtattgcTCGATCGGTGTATCAAATTGTTTTGACTAGTTAAGTGGCATTTGTTCGGCCACGTAGCGCAGTCCTCTATCTTCTGTTAAATCAACTACTATTTCATAAATTATACTTAGGAATCAGCTTTAGGTTTTCCGATTCATTGggtctcttttatatatatcaataaaatgGACCGGTTCAGTTTTGGTTCTATccgatgaagaaaagaaaacaaatttgttacTTAAAAACGCAGCCGTTTTAACTTTGTCGTGACCCCAATAAGGCAAACGTATAAACTTTGActtaaaggaaacaaaagaaaacacgCCTAACCTGCTTGAATGGAAAAGTCGTGCGCTTTTACCTAACCAGACCTTCTCCGCATTTGCGTCTGCCTTCTTCATGATCTCTCAATTCTCTCGCTTTTAAAGACCTAATCAAAACCCTTAAACCCCACAACCCAATTCCCTCTTTTCGAAttcttcattctctctctctctctctctctgaatcgATTTGAAATTTGTAGCTATGGAAGCAACAGCGTTATCATCTGGGTTTCATCCTCTTGTGAAGCGTAACGGTTACAGAGTTCCAAGGTTAGGGTCCTCTCCAatcgaatttagggttttttcttcttcttcttctatcgtTTTAGGGCTTTACGAATTCGCGaattgttgattttgttgatcGATTGGGTTTATATGTATGCAAACAGGTCATGTTCTCAGAGAAAGTTTGTGTCTTTGGTTTGTTGCGATTTAAAAGATAGATCTTTTGGGCTCAACAAGGAATCGAAACCTGAAGGATCTTCTATTGCGATCACGCGGCGTGGTTTGAGTTTTAAGACGAATGTGTTTGAGCAAGCTCGTTCTGTAGCTGGAGACACTTCTTTTGATGATACTACTACAGCTAAAACACGTTCTCATGTTGCAGAAGATAAGATTGGTGTCTTGCTTTTGAATTTAGGTGGTCCTGAGACTCTTAATGATGTTCAACCTTTCTTGTATAATCTCTTTGCAGATCCGGTGAGAATCTCTCTACTTTGCCAATTGTGATTTGTGTTTGGAGTTTTTGAGTTGTTTGGGAATGATGGATGATTGGTTTGTTGTTGCAGGATATTATACGGCTTCCTAGACCATTTCAGTTTCTTCAAGGGACTATAGCTAAATTTATATCTGTAGTACGAGCACCGAAATCCAAAGAAGGGTATGCTGCTATTGGTGGTGGCTCTCCTTTGCGTAAAATAACTGATGAGCAAGCAGATGCTATTCAGATGGCGTTGCAAGCAAAGAACATTGCTGCTAATGTCTATGTTGGGATGCGGTATTGGTATCCATTCACTGAGGAAGCTGTTCAGCAGGTGAAGTTTTACTCTATagtggtcttttttttttctcacagcTTAATCATAATCAGAGGCTCCTTTCTAGTTGTGATGAGTTGCTTATGCCTGTTTAGTAGTTTATCTTAACAAGCTAATTATGTTTAACCAGATAAAGAAGGACAAAATTACAAGACTTGTTGTTCTACCATTGTACCCTCAGTATTCTATCTCCACGACGGGTTCAAGCATCCGCGTTCTCCAAGACTTATTCAGGTTTGTGTAAGCCACAATGCATATTCACAGttcattgttttcttgttttcagaAAAGATTTTGTAGTTACACGAGCGGCCCTTAACATGAATGACCTTTTCAGGAAAGATCCATACCTAGCTGGCGTGCCAGTTGCTATTATAGAGTCCTGGTACCAAAGGCGAGGCTATGTCAATTCCATGGCCGACCTCATTGAGAAGGAGCTTCAAACTTTCTCTGATCCTAAGGAGGTACAGTTATTTCTCCGCTCTGGTTTTCCCCTTCATTATACAATTCTAGTCCAAACACTGGTTAAATTGGTTCCTTGTTTGTGTGATTTAGGTTATGATATTCTTCAGTGCCCATGGTGTTCCAGTCAGCTACGTAGAGAATGCTGGAGATCCATACCAGAAGCAGATGGAAGAGTGTATTTACTTGATAATGGAAGAGCTAAAAGCCAGAGGGGTTCCGAACAACCATAAATTGGCATACCAGGTTTGGTCATATCCAGTGTTATAAAAGTTGCTTGGCATTACCTCTTCATGTCAAACCCTCTAATTGATTCTTGCAATAATCCTTTCATTTCCAGAGTCGTGTTGGGCCTGTTCAGTGGCTGAAGCCGTACACTGATGAGGTTCTTGTTGACCTTGGTAAGAGTGGTGTTAAGAGTCTACTAGCTGTTCCAGTCAGGTGAGAGAACATATAATAATCCCGTAGCTCATTTTGGTGTTCTGGCAAAGATACTTCCCGAGCCCCAATCATCCAAAAAAGCTTTCTGATGATTTCGTCTTCTGATTCTATAGTTTTTATTAACCATTTTGGCTTATTTCTTATCTTGGATCTCAGTTTCGTGAGTGAGCACATTGAGACACTTGAAGAGATAGACATGGAATATAGGGAATTAGCTCTGGAGTCAGGGGTAGAGAACTGGGGGCGGGTCCCGGCGCTAGGTCTCACGCCATCTTTCATCACCGACTTGGCTGATGCAGTGATAGAATCGCTTCCTTCAGCAGAAGCTTTGTCAAAGCCAAATGCAGCGGCCTCAGACGATAGCGAGTCGTCAGATGCTTTCAGTTACATTGTCAAGATGTTCTTCGGTTCGATTCTTGCTTTCGTACTGCTTCTCTCCCCAAAGATGTTCCATGCTTTCCGGAACCATATTATCTAGAAGAAAAATCTATAGAATCTCCTATGAAAAGTTGGTTTTGTGTTAGTCTTTTCTTGGAGACATGTCTTGGtcaaattcaatatatattgtCCAATCTATTGAAGTACTAGCACACCAGCTCTAATAAGCTGATGTGGTTGAGTAGTTCAATAGAttggactatatatattaaatttgactAAGTAAACTCAGAGGATTCGAATAAAGAATGAGAAAGATCATTAGAAAGTTCTTGAGGAAGAGACAGGATTAGATGTATTTCAAATTGAAGATGCATTTAGCTATAAAAACAGTGCTACGTTTCTCTTAGAGATGAGGAGAGCAGtatattctattattattttggtttctttttctcctttttttcattgtttggtTCTCTAAAATGTAACTGTCAAAAGCATCCTTTGAGTTTTGTTCatagttttaacaaaatttattattcaaGTTTCAACCCCAAACTTGCAAAACTTTCCTTTCCATCCTATTAAAACGCTGTAAAGATACATCTAATGCTTTGTTTGAATCGGATCAAAGGAAGAATTGACAAAAATCATCATTACCTACACACATGGCACAtgacacaacacaaaacacaatgttcaAAGTACAAACGCTTGTCTATCAATTCACATTCCATTTGAAAGAAAAGGGGAAGAAATAACACATATGTACATTGGTTTGTCACACAAGACACAAGACACGTCAGAAGGGATCTTTCTCGTTATCTCTCTATACAAATATACACATACGCAAAAACATAGAAACTCTGTTTTGGCTCTCTGTGACAGTTCGAGTGGAAACTCATTCCGGCTGTGTCTGGATCAATCCTTGACGTGAGAGATTCTCAATGGAATCTGCAATAACTCTGGCGCTTGACTGCATGTACCCGCCTGCACAAAGTATCATCACATATTCACATCAATACTTTTCTTTTGAAACCATTACTCATTTTAATCCAATTTAGCACCTGAAGTCAGCATCACAAGAGGAATATTTTTCTCCCTAGCAAATCTGAAGACTTTCTCGTCTCTACTTGTTACACCATCAGGGCTTATCTGCAACAAGAGTCACCAAGTTTGTAACTGAGAAAGAAAACTGTATTCTGCTGCGATATAAATGCGATAACTGAAGTATATAAATTACCTTTAGACGCCCCAGAGGGTCTCCGTCTAAGATATCGGTCCCAGCATTGTATATCACCATCTCTGGTTGGAAATTTCGCGAAGCAACCTGAGAGTCACAGAAAGGTTCTCTTGAGATCACTAAAGACGACAAAgttgttaataatgttttttggAGGAACCAAGTTCCCATGCTCCTACTCCAGTCGGACTATGTCACATATGTAAAATGCCAGGAAACAAGAGATTAAGGGAATGATTGAATTGCACACCTCAAGGGCATCATCTAGTTTCCTCAAGTACTCCTCGGTGGTAGTCCCGCTCTGTCAAGATATAGAAAAAGGACAGAACTATTATGTgacacaagaaaatcaaactaGTTCAAGCTGGTAGTGTAAGACAATAGGCTTACCACGACCTCAACCTTCTGATCAATAAATCTCCTAGCTCTATAATcctgtaagaagaagaaacatagcAAATACATCCAACCGTCAAAAGCAAGCATAGACGAATACTGCACTAAAAGTTCAAAGGAATTGAAAAGACTTCAAACGAGTCAAAGCTCCAAAGATGACTGCTTACAAAAGGGTATATCTCGGGATTGTACATATCCAGAATGTAAACGCGATCTGCAGAAAGTATACTGTGTTATCCCCATATCAAACACCATTAAGACAAAATCTagtgaagtaaaaaaaaacttctcataCTGTCATCGCCAAGATCTGTTTCGTGGCCATTCCCTTGATGAGCATCAAGATCTATTATCATAACCCTGTACAAGTTTTATAAGGTCAAGAACTAAGGACATAACATGGTTGTGGGGGGCATAAACTTTACCTTGATATTCTTAGACGAAGAAATGCAAAGTGAACACAGAGAGATATATCAGCGAAGGCACAaaatcctcctcctctttcGGCAGTACAATGATGAAAACCTCCTCCAATGTTAATTGCCCATCCACGTTCTGTTGCAAGTTTGGCTGCCAGAATCGTCCCACCAACCTGTCACACACTGATTCTGTAATCACtccgtatatatataaagttctaGGAAACAATTAAAGAGGTAAGGCAACAAATGATCCTTCTACCTGCTTCCGGAATGGGTAAAGAACTTTCTGCTGCACaagaaaattaggaaaaaaggCAACCGGTGGAACCTATACATTGTAGAAAAGTCAGTCCAACAAGAAGAATCAAGCAGATGATTGACTTGCCAAAACAAATCACATCACCTCTGCTATCCTAGCGACTGTAGCACTGCTTTTTAAACTGTTTAAGTAATTCTCCGAATGAACCTGATACAGAACAACCACAAACGAAATAAAGGGTTACACAACTATCAAGATGTCAATACAAACATAAAGGGAACCATATTGAAAACGAAGTAGTACAGTACCACTAAAAGATCAGTCATTGAAGCTTCAAGAGGCTCAACGATTGATTTCTCCTCCAAAAACCCATCTGAAACAAGGAACTTACAAACTCTACCCCACTTGGTCGAATCAAATGGGTGCCTACAcacaatatcaaatattaaactcagaaccaaaacaaaaacactaacaTTTGAATCCAGAAGCTAAAGAGACTAATTCAAAAGCTCTTCACAGAGACTAAATAAGCCAATAAGTCAACGGATTCCCAAAGAAAAGTTCCAAAACTGGGAAAGACTCACAATTTCTCAATACCCAAGAAGAAGATGTTATATGCCGATGAATAGATGATCGAAACCTatcaatcaatatataaaaccaGTCAAAATCGTGAATTTCTCATTGGGCAAGAACGTAAGTACACACACGACACATCTGTGTTATTAGTTGTTACCTTTGAAAGAGGGACGTCGAAGTAGAGTTTGCTGTTGAGAATTCGCTCCCGCCGGAGAGCTTCCGGATGTGTCGCCATCGAAAAGGATGACATTTCGGAGGTTCGATTACAGCAGAAGAGAAATTTGTAGACTTTGATGGCGACAAACGTGATGAGCAAGTAAACGGCTGAGTTGCGAGTGAACTCGGTCCAGGTCGAGATGACTCGGGTATCTGTCATACGTTTTTTGGTCTGAAGCGGTgagatatttctttttctttttttgctgtggagaagatttttttttttttttgatagcgGTGGTGGCGAATAATATCAAAACGCATGCAACAAGCGCGTTTCATTGACTTTTTTACTTGGctattttaaatatcaaaatgtctcgcaaatatataattctatagagtagtaatatattattttcgttgaaaaaaaatactttaacaCCATTTTCTTGCCATTTTCTTGTGTTCGCCGGCTCGCCAGGCATGGGCTTTAGCACACGTTTCGGTGGGGCCGCATACTTTCCTTACGGAGTCTGTTTATGCAAATGTGGATTATTTTTTGGGCTCTACAAATCCGGGTTCACAGGTGGCAGCATTTCCTTGGATaatgtggtatatctggaaagcaCGGAATGCTTGGGTTTTCGAGAATCAGGTAGAACGACTGGATGAGGTTGTTCGGGTGGCGGTAGGTGAAGCCCAGACCTGGCAGCAAGCACAGGTGGAGGCTGAGGCGGACGAACTTTCCTCCTCCCCTGACATGCGGCCTTCTCGGCCTTGGGGATGTGATGTTCCCCTTCCGCCAGTGTTTTCCAGACATCGGTGTTTTGtggatggctcttggaaagccactgatgtttttgcaggtgcaggatggGTGTGCTTTTCTTCTCAAGGGTCACCTCCGATTTCTGGCGCAGCCAATTACCGGCTTAGTCTGTCTCTGTTACATGCTGAAGTTGAAGCTTTCATTTCGGCGATGCGatgcatgattggacatgatttCCGAGAGGTAGTCTTCTTCACGGACTGctccgatttggtgaagatggtgtcttcgccttagGATTGGCCAGCCTTTGCAACATACCTAGACGATATCAAGATTGACAGGgaggagttttttttctttttctttggttcaggTTTCTAGAAATGCTAATGTTCGAGCAGATTCTTTGGCTCGCCAAGCGTGTTCAAATCCGCAtcctattttatttgtaaaagacTTTTCCACAAATTGACTCATTTGagctgatttctttttgttgacaaaaaaaaaaaatactttaacaCCAAGTACTTTGATGGTTAGCtaaatatcttttaaatattttttgtttcaaactttttttataattagtctTACTGACGGTATCTATCCCACTGACGGTAATACAAAATGGCGTACTACTTCACTGACGGTATCTATCCCAAATGGACAACTTTTATCCAATCAATTACACTTCcacatgattaaaaaaaaccaactcTTTGCTCAATACCAAGAAGCACACCGAAAAGTtgtagagcgtgcatttggagtcttgcaagctcgatttgcaatcGTTAAGAATCCCGcgcttttttgggataaaaaaaaataggcaagataatgagagcatgtatcatattgcataacatgatagtaCAAAACGAACGACATGAATACAGTTTCTACAATCCATCAGAGTTTTATTAGGGAGAAGGAAGCAGAACTTCTCAAGtggatttattgttttctaCAGATAGGCCAACAAATCTCACTAATATGATGGCCGTCTTAAAAAAGACTTAACTGAATATATCTaacaaaaatttggtgcaacctaacaatagaacagatttcatttatttttctgtaCCCCGTTTCCTCTATTACAATTCATATTCGTCTATATTTCcgaattatgtaaaatatttttgtttcccttttaaatgtaatataagtaattaaaataattgttttgtcattttaaattattaaaatttgaaaattaataaacaataggttaaaaaataattattttaattattttaatgaaaGTTTCTCTAATGGAAAGATGGTTTTGGTTTAAGTTGTTAGTGGGttgcttttattattttaatattaattatatgtttagtttatttttgagCAACTTAGATGGGTTGCTCCATTGTACATTgtctaagggcatctccaatcCGGCAGGAGattctcagaaaaaaaaaaaatactttaactATACAGTTATATTTTGGGTGAATTTACGagatgaccaaaacaaaaaaacaaactaagaatATAGGACactaatgaaaaaaattaagtaaataactATTGGCTAATGTAAAAAGACAAGATAACGTGAATGATACACACAGCTAACAAAGGTGTTGGAATACAAggtcaattttttatttatctatttggATAAAATAGTTCTTACCCCACTACATTTTAATGTGATATagcttttcaaaaaaattaattaaaactttgaaatttatcttaaaaaaatagaatttctTTTTGCATTCGACCTaacttgaatttttaaaatcgtAAGTTGAAAACTTTAAGTGATGAATAGTGTTTATAATGAAATAGTATAGCAAAAAAATAGTATGGAAAATAAATAACTCAAATccaattaaaagcaaaaaaaatgttatatcttAAGGGATACAACATAAACAACCTAAGCAACTTTGTAAATGCTAACCATAAGAGATaaaacataatcaatcaaaataaaCGCACAACACAGAAAAACGTTATACCctaaatgataaatatatacaacCCAAACAACCATATTAAACAACGGTGATGGCGAAAATGATAACAATGACTATGGTCGTAGCAGTGGTGGTGGTGACAGTAAGTATAATAATgacggtggtggtgatggtggtggtgacaATAGTGGTAGCGGTGACGATGACGATAACAATAATATACCTTAAGGGATACAACATAGGCAACCCAAGCAAATGAGTTAAACGCatggaacaaaaatatataacataagaaatatatatcaataagtGAATAACCATTGTCCAATATAAAAAGACTAAAGATGACATCAGTGAAGGACACAAGCACAtgtaatatatagaataatGTTTTTTACAACACCTTAATAAAATAGTATAGAACAAAACTAAATAGTATAGAATGaaacatttttcataaaatatattgatgGTACTGGTAATGATGGtatgaaatgaaataaaaaattatgaaacaagCCGTTTCCTAAGAAATATACAACATATGAAATTTAACATGCCGAGTTTAAcaatttcagaataaattacACTATACCCTAAGGGATACAACATAGAGAACCCAAACTATCGAATTAAGCGCATATTAAAATTAGGTTACaaggaaattaaattaatagaatatatatatttcttaaaaaaaatgtaatagaatattattgtattctaTATAGGATAGTAGAATAAACAATAACAttattttagttacatattGAGTTAAAGTtgttcaattaaaaaaatcaaatggaaatataaaagaaaaggtttttttttaagtaagatTGTGAAATCCAAATAATTTGTGTAAATAGATTTATGAGAATTGtcctaaattttattataagtataaatcaataaataagagataaacaagaaaatgagaaaaaataaaggaagaaagaaaaagaaaggaaggaCGAAGGGATGCACGTGAGAGAGTGTTTATGTTTAGCTGTTCATAATGTCACATGGGCAAAACTGTcattattatagaaaatataaagacTGAATTAATTAAAGTCTTTTTGTTGGTCACTTCTGCCAATTTCccttatatttttagttttttaataagGCTGAACTAATAAAAATTGTCTATGATCTACAAAGAGTAGGAGAAACGTTTCTACAACAAGCaatttgatgttcatatattttaccatgttttcccttagtttattcacatcttttgcatctttttctatccattttcaccattattgtgtagctttaggactaatcatgcattagagtgtagttgcattgcatttgcatcttttcatgcataaacaggtgattttggagcttaaggagcatggaagcaatggagaagagatgtgaagcaatcatgaggaggaaacaagggagttaaggctgaagaaccaagatNNNNNNNNNNNNNNNNNNNNNNNNNNNNNNNNNNNNNNNNNNNNNNNNNNNNNNNNNNNNNNNNNNNNNNNNNNNNNNNNNNNNNNNNNNNNNNNNNNNNNNNNNNNNNNNNNNNNNNNNNNNNNNNNNNNNNNNNNNNNNNNNNNNNNNNNNNNNNNNNNNNNNNNNNNNNNNNNNNNNNNNNNNNNNNNNNNNNN is from Camelina sativa cultivar DH55 chromosome 20, Cs, whole genome shotgun sequence and encodes:
- the LOC104771083 gene encoding ferrochelatase-1, chloroplastic/mitochondrial, with protein sequence MEATALSSGFHPLVKRNGYRVPRSCSQRKFVSLVCCDLKDRSFGLNKESKPEGSSIAITRRGLSFKTNVFEQARSVAGDTSFDDTTTAKTRSHVAEDKIGVLLLNLGGPETLNDVQPFLYNLFADPDIIRLPRPFQFLQGTIAKFISVVRAPKSKEGYAAIGGGSPLRKITDEQADAIQMALQAKNIAANVYVGMRYWYPFTEEAVQQIKKDKITRLVVLPLYPQYSISTTGSSIRVLQDLFRKDPYLAGVPVAIIESWYQRRGYVNSMADLIEKELQTFSDPKEVMIFFSAHGVPVSYVENAGDPYQKQMEECIYLIMEELKARGVPNNHKLAYQSRVGPVQWLKPYTDEVLVDLGKSGVKSLLAVPVSFVSEHIETLEEIDMEYRELALESGVENWGRVPALGLTPSFITDLADAVIESLPSAEALSKPNAAASDDSESSDAFSYIVKMFFGSILAFVLLLSPKMFHAFRNHII
- the LOC104771084 gene encoding histone deacetylase 2, with the translated sequence MTDTRVISTWTEFTRNSAVYLLITFVAIKVYKFLFCCNRTSEMSSFSMATHPEALRRERILNSKLYFDVPLSKVSIIYSSAYNIFFLGIEKLHPFDSTKWGRVCKFLVSDGFLEEKSIVEPLEASMTDLLVVHSENYLNSLKSSATVARIAEVPPVAFFPNFLVQQKVLYPFRKQVGGTILAAKLATERGWAINIGGGFHHCTAERGGGFCAFADISLCVHFAFLRLRISRVMIIDLDAHQGNGHETDLGDDNRVYILDMYNPEIYPFDYRARRFIDQKVEVVSGTTTEEYLRKLDDALEVASRNFQPEMVIYNAGTDILDGDPLGRLKISPDGVTSRDEKVFRFAREKNIPLVMLTSGGYMQSSARVIADSIENLSRQGLIQTQPE